One Bacillota bacterium DNA segment encodes these proteins:
- a CDS encoding LysM peptidoglycan-binding domain-containing protein: protein MKSKIPETLAGLKHKLLHDHLGPRLVTAAVVGILVVGLTLSAQAASYTVQPGDTLWLIGQRFGVTVDEIKQTSGIWYDLLYPGDILTIPDNPPTRTTSMVSRGSGRPSEREVELLAQMIMAEAEGEPYQGKVAVGAVILNRLQDPAFPKTLTAVLYETDAFEPILNGAFYSTQADPDCIRAATDALSGIDPTGGALYFYNPSTAWSPWVFSRPVITQIGNHVFAK, encoded by the coding sequence ATGAAAAGCAAGATACCGGAAACCCTAGCTGGGCTAAAACATAAGCTGCTACACGATCACCTCGGCCCGAGACTGGTCACTGCTGCAGTGGTCGGCATCCTGGTTGTAGGCCTCACACTTTCAGCCCAGGCCGCCAGCTACACTGTTCAGCCCGGGGACACACTGTGGCTCATTGGACAACGGTTCGGGGTAACTGTGGACGAAATTAAACAGACCAGCGGGATCTGGTATGACCTCCTTTATCCCGGTGATATCCTAACCATACCGGACAACCCTCCAACCCGTACTACCTCAATGGTATCACGGGGTAGTGGGCGGCCCTCTGAGCGCGAAGTGGAGCTACTGGCGCAAATGATCATGGCCGAAGCTGAGGGTGAACCTTACCAAGGAAAAGTCGCCGTGGGTGCGGTAATACTCAACCGATTACAGGACCCCGCTTTCCCGAAAACATTGACCGCCGTTCTGTACGAAACCGATGCCTTTGAACCGATTTTGAACGGAGCTTTTTACTCTACACAGGCGGACCCAGATTGCATCCGAGCCGCCACTGATGCTCTGTCCGGCATAGATCCTACCGGCGGGGCCCTGTACTTTTACAATCCCAGCACCGCCTGGTCACCGTGGGTGTTCTCGCGCCCGGTAATAACCCAGATCGGCAACCATGTCTTTGCTAAGTGA